A region of Plantactinospora sp. BC1 DNA encodes the following proteins:
- a CDS encoding nitrate- and nitrite sensing domain-containing protein: protein MLAPSIVVVVLWLVASGYLVFQGFYTRAVADSVRSVSIPAVSALTSIMQERRLSITHLAQRSGDLQPLVDQRKLTDDRLSELRAVATEALGNAPDSIVTRWRTLTEFLDQLPSVRSTVDSRSIDGPRAFGFYNNLLDAATTLFDTQARVVPDVTATQGGITATDSFRVSDLMSRAASRMDGAFGARAFGQQDYLEFVSLVGSYHAGLATVTPHLLPGPGERLKELTDGDAWRELVAAEQAIITGGAWQDGVPRNLSSIRSRWEALTGQVSERLIEMTVQQADEVSAEALRTGNNQLLMASLASLVAASIAGAAILWAWRKSSELPVRLSNLGEDAATMVDQRLPAMMERLRRHEKVDPEAELSFRDYGSDEIGQMAEVINRSLRAAAAAAIDEATTRAASTAMLMGVARRPQRPLQRGLKVIEGVQHRVGDEKLLSELFDINHQLTQARRFLENLLILAGGQIGRRFQSPVPVRRVLLAAFAEAQHYQRITLRGAPDVAIVGQAVAGTIHLLSELLDNALAFSPPGTTVWVTANEVANGVAVEVEDSGVGMRPDALERANELLRTAPTPDVTALKDGAQIGLHVVTELAKRHGIQVTLRPSAYGGLLAVVLLPKRVIAVGDAADRPEPTGQSPVPAGPAAPKPEKGARREPRPAASSAPAPVAASPNGTARSGSAAKPGAAPVPSGVGGGSPAPQASARPPLPQRDPQQHLAPGLRAEPTSATAPRPAGPARPAEQARDRLAGYQRGWAAGRAAGIQKPNDDQGRKA, encoded by the coding sequence GTGCTCGCCCCCAGCATCGTCGTCGTGGTGCTCTGGCTCGTGGCCTCCGGGTACCTCGTCTTCCAGGGCTTCTATACCCGAGCGGTCGCCGACTCGGTCCGGAGCGTGTCGATCCCGGCGGTTTCCGCGCTGACCTCGATCATGCAGGAGCGGCGGCTGAGCATCACTCACCTGGCACAGCGCTCCGGTGACCTGCAACCCCTCGTCGACCAGCGGAAACTGACCGACGACCGGCTCTCCGAGCTGCGTGCCGTGGCGACCGAGGCACTCGGCAACGCCCCGGACTCTATCGTGACGCGGTGGCGGACGTTGACCGAGTTCCTCGACCAACTGCCGAGCGTACGCAGCACAGTGGACTCCCGGTCGATCGACGGGCCGCGGGCCTTCGGCTTCTACAACAACTTGCTCGACGCCGCGACCACCCTCTTCGACACCCAGGCCCGGGTCGTCCCGGACGTGACCGCGACGCAGGGCGGCATCACCGCCACCGATTCGTTCCGGGTCAGCGACCTGATGTCCCGGGCGGCGTCGAGGATGGACGGGGCGTTCGGCGCGCGGGCGTTCGGCCAGCAGGACTACCTCGAGTTCGTCAGCCTGGTCGGCTCGTACCACGCCGGCCTGGCCACCGTCACCCCGCACCTGCTGCCGGGCCCGGGCGAGCGCCTGAAGGAGCTGACGGACGGCGACGCGTGGCGGGAGTTGGTCGCCGCCGAACAGGCCATCATCACCGGTGGTGCGTGGCAGGACGGTGTCCCCCGCAACCTCTCCAGCATCAGGTCCCGCTGGGAGGCGCTGACCGGACAGGTCTCGGAGCGGCTGATCGAGATGACCGTCCAGCAGGCCGACGAGGTTTCCGCAGAGGCCCTGCGCACCGGCAACAACCAGTTGCTGATGGCGTCGCTGGCAAGCCTGGTCGCGGCCTCCATCGCGGGCGCCGCCATCCTGTGGGCGTGGCGCAAGTCGAGCGAGCTGCCGGTACGCCTCTCCAACCTGGGCGAGGACGCCGCGACCATGGTGGACCAGCGGCTGCCGGCGATGATGGAGCGGCTGCGCCGGCACGAAAAGGTCGATCCGGAGGCCGAACTGTCGTTCCGGGACTACGGCAGCGACGAGATCGGCCAGATGGCCGAGGTCATCAACAGGTCGTTGCGGGCCGCGGCGGCGGCGGCGATCGACGAGGCGACGACCCGGGCCGCCAGTACCGCGATGCTGATGGGGGTCGCCCGCCGTCCGCAGCGGCCGCTGCAACGGGGCCTGAAGGTCATCGAGGGAGTTCAGCACCGGGTCGGCGACGAGAAGCTGCTCAGTGAGCTGTTCGACATCAACCACCAGTTGACCCAGGCCCGGCGGTTCCTGGAAAACCTCCTCATCCTGGCCGGTGGCCAGATCGGCCGGCGCTTCCAGAGCCCGGTGCCGGTACGTCGGGTGCTGCTGGCGGCGTTCGCGGAGGCACAGCACTACCAGCGGATCACCCTGCGCGGGGCGCCCGACGTGGCGATCGTCGGTCAGGCGGTCGCCGGCACCATCCACCTGCTGTCCGAACTCCTGGACAACGCGCTCGCGTTCAGCCCGCCCGGCACCACCGTCTGGGTGACCGCCAACGAGGTTGCGAACGGCGTCGCCGTGGAGGTCGAGGACTCCGGGGTCGGGATGCGCCCCGACGCCCTGGAACGGGCCAACGAGCTGCTCAGGACCGCACCGACACCGGACGTGACGGCCCTCAAGGACGGTGCGCAGATCGGTCTGCACGTGGTGACGGAGCTGGCCAAGCGGCACGGCATCCAGGTGACCCTGCGCCCCTCGGCGTACGGAGGACTGCTGGCGGTCGTACTCCTGCCGAAGCGGGTCATCGCCGTCGGCGACGCCGCGGACCGCCCCGAGCCGACCGGCCAGTCACCGGTCCCGGCCGGCCCGGCGGCCCCGAAGCCGGAGAAGGGCGCCCGGCGCGAGCCTCGTCCCGCCGCCTCCTCCGCGCCCGCCCCGGTCGCGGCGTCGCCGAACGGCACCGCCCGATCGGGTTCCGCTGCCAAACCGGGAGCAGCCCCGGTGCCCAGCGGGGTCGGTGGCGGCTCGCCGGCCCCGCAAGCCAGCGCCCGGCCGCCGCTGCCGCAGCGGGACCCGCAACAGCACCTCGCGCCCGGACTCCGCGCCGAACCCACCTCCGCCACCGCACCGAGGCCGGCCGGACCCGCCCGGCCGGCCGAGCAGGCTCGGGACCGGCTCGCCGGCTACCAGCGAGGCTGGGCCGCCGGGCGGGCCGCAGGGATCCAGAAGCCAAATGACGATCAAGGCAGGAAAGCGTGA
- a CDS encoding squalene monooxygenase, with product MESTGNGHAVVIGASIAGLLAARALSEAYDRVTVLDRDDLPAQPVPRRGVPQSRQLHVLLTRGAQILEEFFPGVTDDLLAAGALRLDPQVDTTYYLDGRAIAPAPSGFTVLGVTRPLVEYHMRQRVERLPNVVVRPGVEAVGLLTGPDGAAVTGVRTTGGDAPELADLVVDAAGRGSRALAWLRAAGVAEPESSRVEVDVVYVTRSYRWEPGHLDGRHGLLIVPMPGTPRGGAAVHVEGDRWVVALFGLVGDTPPVDDEGMLAFAESLPVPDLINLLREAKPLDDPVRMRYPASERWHFEKAGHRPDGFVVVGDGLCSFNPTYGQGMSVAAMEALILRDLTRAGTAGLPGRFYREAAKAIDAAWTLSVGGDLRFPEIAGHRSALDRMLARYLDRYRLAATVDPTLARTFLGVAQMVAPATAMVTPGHLVRVFRGTRRARARQRVQAPARRRDG from the coding sequence ATGGAGTCCACGGGTAACGGGCATGCTGTCGTCATCGGTGCGAGCATTGCGGGTCTGTTGGCCGCACGGGCGCTGAGCGAAGCGTACGACCGGGTTACCGTCCTCGATCGCGACGACCTGCCGGCGCAGCCGGTGCCCCGCCGGGGCGTACCGCAGAGCCGTCAGCTGCACGTCCTGCTCACCCGGGGGGCGCAGATCCTCGAGGAGTTCTTCCCCGGAGTCACGGACGACCTGCTCGCGGCCGGAGCGCTTCGCCTCGATCCCCAGGTGGACACCACGTACTATCTCGACGGCCGCGCCATCGCACCGGCACCGTCCGGCTTCACCGTGCTCGGCGTGACCCGCCCGCTGGTGGAGTACCACATGCGGCAACGCGTGGAGCGGCTCCCGAACGTGGTGGTTCGACCCGGCGTCGAGGCGGTCGGACTGCTTACCGGGCCGGACGGCGCGGCGGTGACCGGGGTACGGACCACCGGTGGCGACGCCCCGGAGCTGGCCGATCTCGTCGTGGACGCCGCCGGCCGTGGGTCACGGGCGCTGGCCTGGTTGCGTGCGGCCGGAGTCGCGGAGCCGGAGAGCTCCCGGGTCGAGGTCGACGTCGTGTACGTGACCCGCAGTTATCGCTGGGAGCCTGGTCATCTCGACGGGCGGCACGGTCTGCTCATCGTCCCGATGCCCGGGACCCCCCGTGGTGGCGCTGCGGTGCACGTGGAGGGCGACCGCTGGGTGGTGGCCCTCTTCGGGCTGGTCGGCGACACCCCGCCGGTGGACGACGAGGGCATGCTGGCGTTCGCGGAGTCGTTGCCGGTCCCCGACCTGATCAACCTGCTACGCGAGGCGAAGCCGCTCGACGACCCGGTCAGGATGCGGTACCCGGCGAGCGAACGCTGGCACTTCGAGAAGGCGGGTCACCGCCCCGACGGCTTCGTCGTGGTGGGTGACGGGCTGTGCAGCTTCAACCCGACCTACGGACAGGGGATGTCCGTCGCGGCGATGGAGGCGCTGATCCTCCGCGACCTGACCCGGGCCGGTACCGCCGGGCTGCCGGGCCGGTTCTACCGGGAGGCGGCGAAGGCCATCGACGCGGCGTGGACGCTCTCGGTCGGCGGTGACCTGAGGTTCCCCGAGATCGCCGGGCACCGCAGCGCACTCGACCGGATGCTGGCCCGCTATCTGGACCGGTACCGGCTGGCGGCCACCGTGGACCCCACGCTGGCCAGGACGTTCCTCGGGGTCGCGCAGATGGTGGCACCCGCCACCGCGATGGTGACACCGGGACACCTCGTCAGGGTGTTCCGGGGGACCCGTCGCGCCCGAGCGCGGCAGAGGGTCCAGGCTCCCGCCCGGCGCCGCGACGGTTAG
- a CDS encoding TetR/AcrR family transcriptional regulator: MTSGDGRTRAYRSELRDRQAAETRRRVVDAAIEVFGQHGYQAATFAQIAKRAGVSVETVRRYGPKTAILWAAVEVASFGVEGRDLDFFATERGATLLRVPDRDAFAVFVAETMLGINESSAGVWAAVTGAATGDRELRGHLTERLAEIRRQVERVLRLVAERGWLRSDVPFDDLVETFCVITSVESYQRFVRLDGKSHEEYSAFVARTVRETILDGAGGAGPMVTGPGAPASPHAGYPTDGIGASQ, from the coding sequence ATGACGAGCGGTGACGGCCGCACCCGCGCCTACCGGTCGGAGCTTCGAGATCGGCAGGCGGCGGAGACCCGGCGACGCGTCGTCGACGCCGCCATCGAGGTGTTCGGCCAGCACGGCTATCAGGCCGCCACGTTCGCGCAGATCGCGAAGCGGGCCGGCGTCTCCGTCGAGACCGTGCGCAGGTACGGCCCGAAGACAGCGATCCTGTGGGCCGCGGTCGAGGTCGCGTCCTTCGGTGTCGAAGGCCGCGACCTCGACTTCTTCGCCACCGAGCGGGGTGCGACCCTGCTCCGGGTCCCGGACCGGGACGCATTCGCGGTCTTCGTCGCCGAGACGATGCTCGGCATCAACGAGTCGTCCGCCGGGGTCTGGGCCGCGGTCACCGGCGCGGCGACCGGGGACCGCGAACTGCGCGGCCACCTGACCGAGCGGCTCGCCGAGATCAGGAGACAGGTCGAGCGGGTACTCCGGCTGGTCGCCGAGCGCGGCTGGTTACGCAGCGACGTGCCGTTCGACGACCTTGTCGAGACGTTCTGCGTCATCACCAGCGTCGAGAGCTACCAGCGTTTCGTGCGCCTGGACGGCAAGTCGCACGAGGAGTACAGCGCATTCGTCGCCCGAACCGTACGCGAGACGATCCTGGACGGTGCCGGCGGCGCTGGCCCGATGGTCACCGGTCCCGGAGCACCGGCGAGCCCGCACGCTGGGTATCCGACAGACGGGATCGGAGCCTCGCAGTGA
- a CDS encoding roadblock/LC7 domain-containing protein: MTNSTSQDLTWMLDDLLKVPNVIDALVLSTDGLTIQRSASLPQDGAELLAAGASSLYSVAAGMGRRFESGYVQQVIVEYDNQTLFVAAAGQNARLAVLCDQAVDMGTVAYEMGRLVTRIGEHLSTETRPAPLRPTGGPGTGHG; this comes from the coding sequence GTGACCAACTCGACCTCTCAGGACCTGACCTGGATGTTGGACGACCTGCTGAAGGTTCCCAACGTCATCGACGCGCTGGTGCTGTCGACCGATGGGCTGACGATCCAACGCTCGGCGTCGCTGCCCCAGGACGGCGCGGAGCTGCTGGCCGCCGGCGCCTCGTCGTTGTACAGCGTCGCCGCAGGCATGGGCCGGCGCTTCGAGAGCGGGTACGTCCAGCAGGTCATCGTCGAATACGACAACCAGACGCTGTTCGTCGCCGCTGCCGGCCAGAACGCCCGGCTCGCCGTCCTCTGCGACCAGGCCGTCGACATGGGCACGGTCGCCTACGAGATGGGCCGTCTGGTGACGCGCATCGGCGAGCATCTCAGCACCGAGACGCGACCCGCGCCGCTGCGACCAACCGGCGGCCCAGGCACAGGCCATGGCTGA
- a CDS encoding glycosyltransferase, translating to MASIIIAAMPIHGHVTPLLAVARHLAGRGDRVRFVTGARFAEVVRATGATHLPLPAEADFDDRRDWNETFPERAALRGTRALAHDIEHIFVRPGLPQHDAVMAAHAAEPADAVLTDPAFVGGAFLLGHPLGVRPPVVMCGICPLMISSRDTAPFGTGLTPLRGPLGRLRDATLATVTRRIVFPPFERIAEQIFQRLHGRSIPFAVLDWPRHAEAIVQFTVPEFEYPRSDAPATLHFAGPISASGSRAPLPPWWPELDGSRPVVHLTQGTIANSDYGQLIRPALEGLADENVLIAVATGGRPVDSLPPLPANARAAEFLPYDDLLPRTDVYVTNGGYGGVQYALRYGVPIVAAGSHEDKPEVIARVAWAGVGRRLRTETPTPAAVRRAVRAVLDDHRYRDAARHIADRMATTRGVHQLADIVDGLVEESRRSRFG from the coding sequence ATGGCGTCGATCATCATCGCCGCGATGCCCATCCACGGGCACGTCACACCCCTGCTCGCGGTCGCACGGCACCTCGCCGGGCGAGGCGACCGGGTCCGGTTCGTCACCGGAGCCAGATTCGCCGAGGTCGTCCGGGCCACCGGCGCCACCCACCTGCCACTGCCGGCCGAGGCCGACTTCGACGACCGGCGGGACTGGAACGAGACCTTCCCCGAGCGCGCCGCACTGCGGGGCACCAGGGCGCTCGCCCACGACATCGAGCACATCTTCGTACGCCCCGGGCTGCCCCAGCACGACGCCGTGATGGCGGCGCACGCCGCCGAGCCGGCCGACGCGGTCCTGACCGACCCGGCCTTCGTGGGCGGCGCGTTCCTGCTCGGCCACCCCCTCGGCGTACGGCCGCCGGTCGTGATGTGCGGCATCTGTCCACTGATGATCTCCAGCCGCGACACCGCGCCCTTCGGCACCGGACTCACCCCGCTGCGCGGCCCGCTGGGCCGGCTCCGCGACGCCACCCTGGCCACCGTCACCCGCAGGATCGTGTTCCCGCCGTTCGAGCGGATCGCCGAGCAGATCTTCCAGCGGTTGCACGGGCGTTCGATCCCGTTCGCGGTGCTCGACTGGCCACGTCACGCCGAGGCGATCGTGCAGTTCACCGTGCCCGAGTTCGAGTACCCCCGGTCCGACGCCCCGGCCACCCTGCACTTCGCCGGACCGATCTCCGCCTCCGGGTCGCGGGCGCCGCTCCCCCCGTGGTGGCCGGAGCTGGACGGCTCGCGACCGGTCGTACACCTCACCCAGGGCACGATCGCGAACAGCGACTACGGACAGCTCATCCGACCGGCACTGGAGGGTCTCGCCGACGAGAACGTGCTGATCGCCGTCGCGACCGGTGGACGCCCGGTCGATTCGCTGCCGCCGCTGCCCGCGAACGCCCGGGCGGCCGAGTTCCTGCCCTACGACGACCTCCTGCCCAGGACCGACGTCTACGTCACGAACGGCGGATACGGCGGCGTGCAGTACGCCCTGCGCTACGGGGTGCCGATCGTCGCCGCCGGCAGCCACGAGGACAAGCCCGAGGTCATCGCCCGGGTCGCCTGGGCCGGTGTCGGGCGCCGCCTCAGGACCGAGACCCCGACACCGGCAGCCGTCCGCCGTGCCGTCCGCGCCGTGCTCGACGACCACCGGTACCGGGACGCCGCGCGGCACATCGCCGACCGGATGGCCACCACCCGGGGGGTGCACCAACTCGCCGACATCGTCGACGGGCTGGTCGAGGAGAGCCGGCGGAGCCGCTTCGGCTGA
- a CDS encoding L-histidine N(alpha)-methyltransferase, translated as MEELHGRARPSHGASFLESSFHRQAIIESISAGALPLKFAYAGSAAYTHDHYASGVDYTAMMASAANESDILLSLGLGAATVGGIAELGPGNGLHTVTFLRHLAARGLRFRRYLAIDFSATLLEIACDRLRSSFDDDFLVETSVWDFEDLPLSCVERWRAGEEPVLVCLLGHTLGNVEDPSRALGNLAAGLRNGDVLLASVLLRQPAALVESTMTAYRTHAFRCAALEPLIACGLRPSDLELVLRYVDSTVVGEVTLLRDARVEGLDLAGGHHFRCFLSRRFTCDEVVRLIENAGWSIRAARVDETRHHMTVAATRG; from the coding sequence GTGGAAGAACTGCACGGACGAGCGAGGCCCTCGCACGGGGCGTCCTTCCTGGAGAGTTCATTCCACCGCCAGGCCATTATCGAGTCCATTTCCGCAGGCGCTCTCCCACTCAAGTTCGCCTATGCGGGTAGCGCCGCCTACACGCATGATCACTATGCCAGCGGCGTCGACTACACGGCGATGATGGCATCCGCGGCGAACGAGTCGGACATCTTACTGTCGCTGGGCCTGGGGGCGGCGACGGTCGGCGGAATCGCCGAACTCGGGCCCGGCAACGGGCTGCACACCGTGACCTTCCTGAGGCACCTCGCCGCACGCGGTCTGCGCTTCCGCCGTTACCTGGCGATCGACTTCAGCGCCACGCTGCTGGAGATCGCCTGCGACCGGCTGCGCAGCAGCTTCGACGACGACTTCCTCGTTGAGACCAGCGTGTGGGACTTCGAGGACCTGCCGTTGTCGTGCGTGGAGCGGTGGCGGGCGGGCGAGGAGCCGGTGCTCGTCTGCCTGCTCGGGCACACCCTCGGCAACGTCGAGGACCCGTCCCGGGCGCTCGGCAATCTGGCCGCCGGCCTGCGAAACGGGGACGTACTCCTGGCCAGCGTCCTGCTCCGGCAGCCGGCCGCGCTGGTCGAGTCCACCATGACGGCGTACCGGACGCATGCGTTCCGCTGCGCCGCACTCGAACCGCTGATCGCCTGCGGGCTGCGCCCCAGCGACCTCGAACTCGTGCTCCGGTACGTCGACAGCACCGTCGTCGGCGAGGTCACCCTGCTGCGCGACGCCCGGGTGGAGGGGTTGGACCTGGCCGGCGGACACCATTTCCGATGCTTTCTGTCTCGTCGCTTCACTTGCGACGAGGTGGTTCGGTTGATTGAGAACGCGGGGTGGTCCATCAGGGCCGCCCGGGTCGACGAGACCCGTCACCATATGACTGTCGCTGCTACACGGGGGTAG
- a CDS encoding ATP/GTP-binding protein, producing the protein MDRRSVKLVVAGGFGVGKTTFVGSVSEIAPLTTEEVLTQAGAGVDDVTGVHNKTRTTVALDFGRITIASEVVLYLFGTPGQDRFWFMWDELAQGAIGAIVLVDTRRLNNSFPAIDYFERRQIPFVAAVNRFFGECLYTEREIRAALKLPPTVPLLWCDARDRESSKQALIQLVRHAMALLPVGG; encoded by the coding sequence GTGGATCGTAGATCGGTCAAGCTCGTCGTGGCCGGTGGGTTCGGCGTCGGCAAGACCACCTTCGTCGGGTCGGTCAGCGAGATCGCGCCGTTGACCACGGAGGAGGTCCTGACCCAGGCCGGTGCCGGTGTCGACGACGTCACCGGCGTGCACAACAAGACGCGCACCACGGTCGCGCTGGACTTCGGGCGGATCACCATCGCCTCCGAGGTCGTGCTCTATCTGTTCGGCACGCCGGGGCAGGACCGGTTCTGGTTCATGTGGGACGAGCTGGCGCAGGGTGCGATCGGCGCCATCGTGCTGGTCGACACCAGGAGGCTCAACAACAGCTTCCCCGCCATCGACTACTTCGAGCGGCGGCAGATCCCCTTTGTCGCCGCCGTCAACCGCTTCTTCGGCGAGTGCCTCTACACGGAGCGGGAGATCCGGGCGGCGTTGAAACTCCCGCCGACCGTCCCGCTGCTCTGGTGCGACGCGAGGGATCGCGAGTCCAGCAAGCAGGCCCTGATCCAGCTCGTCCGGCACGCCATGGCCCTCCTGCCGGTCGGCGGCTGA
- a CDS encoding DUF742 domain-containing protein: MAESRAGGDYETEESGLVPLYVLVRGRTRPRNSDLDLATQVIAVPVNTRLDPELQDIINQCTDWMSVAEIGAHLHRPLTIVKVMVDVLVEQRLLRIGSPAQQKVTDMRLLEAVLAGLERL; this comes from the coding sequence ATGGCTGAGTCACGGGCTGGCGGCGACTACGAGACCGAGGAGAGCGGACTCGTTCCGCTCTACGTCCTCGTGCGCGGACGGACCCGTCCCCGCAACAGCGACCTGGACCTGGCGACCCAGGTCATCGCGGTGCCGGTCAACACCCGGTTGGATCCGGAGTTGCAGGACATCATCAACCAGTGCACGGACTGGATGTCGGTGGCCGAGATCGGCGCCCACCTGCACCGGCCGCTCACCATCGTCAAGGTGATGGTCGACGTGCTGGTCGAGCAGCGGCTCCTCAGGATCGGTTCTCCGGCCCAGCAGAAGGTCACCGACATGCGCCTGCTGGAGGCCGTACTCGCCGGCCTCGAACGACTATGA